The Rhododendron vialii isolate Sample 1 chromosome 3a, ASM3025357v1 nucleotide sequence ACAAATAGTTTCGCATTTCCTATCGAAAAGCTTGCATATTATATTAGACTCTAGGGTTCCTTCAATTTTTCCAAATGGTCACAATCCGTTGTTGGGCACTCCGGTGAAGAAGAGCGATAAATGGTTCACCTTAATACTCGGAGATGGTCCTGCTTGTTTGGAGAATTTGAGTTTGTGGCACAGAAATTTGACAGAACCAATGATAATCGACATAGTACTTGTTCAAGAAGTGCCTGATTCTTCATCTGATCACAACCCAACCATAACGTTTGGAATGGGAATGTATGTTGAGACACTAATAGAAAGATGGGTTGTTCGGTATGAGGATAGCAGGACAGTGTTTCCTTGTGTTGTGGAATCTTCGTCTTCttacaagaaaacatacaagAAGTCAATCATACTTTTGCGTTCCCTTTATTCATTGATGAGGCTCCTACCAGCATGTCGACCCTTCCAGAAGCTGTGTTCATCAACTCGAGCTTCAGATTTTGATATCAGTTACAAggtttcttcatttactgctccATTTTCGAGGGAAGAGTTGGAAGTGATGAAGATATATCAGTTTACCCCAGTAGATGCACCAGAAGGTCGCCTTTTCATATCCTTGACTTATCGTGATGATCTGTCTTGTTTCAACTTCGACACTTCTATTGCATATCCACCACAAATTATTACAGATTATTTTGCATGAGTAGAATTTtggagagagcgagagagagtgtgtgtgtgtgcgacTGAAAGAAATTTGGTTTTGTGTCTGGAACAGATGGATAACCACAACGGTTTTTGTTCCTTTGAACTGTTATGGTTTATTCTCGTTTCCTCATTTGATTCGCGGTATGTTGAGTTTAAAAGCAAATTTATGGTCTGTAGAAGATGATTAATATCTCCACgatctgtttttattttttatcgagcCCAAAATACTTTTGCTCTTTTATTCTGGAATGTTGTTTTAATTGGTATCATTATCTACGATTCCAAACAGAAAGCTATTGTGAAATTGGTATGTGGTTTCTGTTTTTTCATTAGTATATTTTGCTTTGAGCCTTACCAACAAGCTGTTCTAGTCTGGTAGGTAGTTTATACAGTATAGAAGGTTGTGCTTTTCGGAGGTGATGCAATGGTATCTGTACTTAAAGCGAGGAAAAgcaggctttgtttggttctctgGAGTTACAAAGTTGGTTGGAAATCTGATTCTTGTGCATCGTTGGATGTATCCTGAGATGTAATCTGATTCTTCGAAAGTGCTACTACCGCGTAGATGTCAAACGAAAAAAACAAGGCTCTTGTGCATTGTTATCATGTTATGCGATGGTAATTTCACCAATTCCTCTGTTGACTCGTGCAATTTCCATGTGTTGAACAACAGGCTATACTCTTGGAACGGGTAAGTTTGAATAAGATGTTTTGGGCTAAAGCCTGCCCGTCGGCTTCGGTCGCGGACTCCCCACTGACAGTTGAACAGAAGAGCCGAAGGGCATCCGCCATTTTACTTTGaagctgctgctgttgttttgTTGTGAACAAAGCAAAAATGCGGGCCTGAGGTGAGCATTGAGAATGAGTGAAAATCAAAGATTTCCTCTCAGTGAAAGTGTGAAACCACTATGGTTGAAAAGATGCTAACGTCTGCAGGTCTATGCAAAATTATGAACCTGATTTCATGGCTTAAGTAACGGGTGTGACACTTTTACAATCTGTTATTTTCCCCTAATCTAGGCAACTCAGTTTTTTCCTCTCTCGTTTCTTGGCCCTTCTAGGGTCTATTTTGATAATCGGAACCGTTGGTATTTTAGACCTCGCCGAGACCATTGGGCCCGTCAAAATTCatgttgatcggatatcgtttaATATATCTTCAGAATACATTTATCTTGAGAAAATGGGTCTAGAAAATTATTGCAacatttaataaaatttcatttctggATGAAAACACATAGAACCATATTCAATTAGCATGGTTTTCCGTATGCCTAATGTTTTTGACGAATTTCTAAAATATCAAcgatttcaataatcaaaactgaTCTGAGATGGGCCTAGAAATGACCCGGATAGGACCATCCCTTCCTTAAAGGGACTTGAGAGGAgctcattccaaaaaaaaaaacgaattttAACCTGACAAATGCACACACAATTTGTCCACGATTAAAATAAATCATATCCATTAATTATTACTATAACAATTGTTCAACGACTTTATGGCTAACTAATCATGAGCCCCTTTGAATATGATGGATCTTATCTTATATAAAACAAAATTGATGATCTGTTAAATTTGTCCATAATCACATTTTTTATCACATCCATTTATCCACGGTAAAAACTAGTAAGACAAATGCATGAATAGATTACTAATTTGGGTATAATCTCCATAAAATCATTATCAAAATAGCATATTGTTAAAAATTTGAGcatgacaaaataaaattatgatAAATGATAGTAGTATAAAAAAGGCCTCGTTCCGTCaacgtttttattttttagcagatcaaaaaaaaaaaaacgttttaattttttaagtacGCGTTTTCCGCTTTAAGAGACATATCATTCTTTtacaatacattacctttacaaatatttttcttaacgAAACAAGTCAACATTTGATAATATCGACTAATCATGATAAAAACAATATATGCACAATAAATTACAACGTACGCCAAGTTTTTTCAAGTCTTTAGTATTTCTTAGAAGTCTTTTTTTCTATAAGTACATTAAGAAAGGTTAAACTAGGTAGattatgtttgtttgtttttttttttcaatggggGAAGCATATTCATTTAAACAAGTCATACGGCATCTACAAATTAACACCGAATACAAATCAGTCCATATGGCAATTACAGATTCCCATCCGAATACAAATATACAAAAATACAGCCAAACCCTAAAACTAACGAAAAGAAACGAAGCTGATGTCTAACGCCTAAGTAAGAGCCATCGCTTCACACCGTAATCAACAAGGATCAGCTTAAGTGAATCCAATATCCAGACACCAGACGCCTCGGGATGACGGAGCTCCATatcaaaaataacataaaaccCGATGGAAAATCAGGTAGATTAGTACTTCAGAATCTATCTCAACAGTGAGATTATCCAGAAGGAGTTATTCCATGTACGATAATTAGTTCATTGATAACATAATTAAAATCAAATACTCCCGGCTTTTTTCACTCCATAGCGTCGCTGCTTTTTACGCAATCATTCTCATGTTGTCGTGttcacccctctctctctctctctctctctctctcctctggtGGCCAGCACGCATCCCTTCTTTTCTTGTAAGTTTTCTTTCCTTCAGTTCTTCAATCGGCTCCTTTTTGTGATCACTAAAATCCATAGCGATAATCGGATCGTTTCGATGCCTTAATCTACTTGTTTTAAGTTTTTTATTACTCGCACCTCGTTATCATGATCGTGTTCTTAATCAATGGAACTCCATCAGCTTGATCCGTTCACGTTATTAACCGTTCTAGTTCTTCTTAATTCGTTttgtaacacacacacacacacaccccaatTTTTCCTTTGTGTGTAAATATACGAGTATCTATTGTATAGACGTGTGCACATCATTCTAGGTCAAAAGAGGAACAGTATTTGTTTTTGGAGACTTGTTGAAGTTCTATGTGAATTCCTTTCAGGTTCATTTACAAGGTGAGCATCGACGAGGTAGATGCGTTGTCTGTTTCTCTATGTATAGCTATGAATAGGCCTGAAATTTCGAACCTTTTATGAAATATTTGAGAGTTTTTTTGGTGTTACCGGGAGCAAGCTTGGGCCAAGAATAGCGCACGGGAAGTGTATTGGGAGATAGAGGATTACCATTTTTGTGCAGAGAAACATGGATTTGCAGGGTAATGTACATAGTGAATACGGAAGATTTGAACAAATAGTTACGCAATTCCTATCGAAAAGCTTGCATATCATTTTAGACTCTAGGGTTCCTTCAGTTCGTCAAAATGGTCGCAACCTGTTGTCGGGCACTCCGGTGACGAAGAGCGACAAATGGTTCAGCTTAAAACTTGGAGATCGTCCTGCTTCGTTAGATAACTTAAATTTGTGGCACAGAAATTTGACGGAACCAATGATAATTGACATATTACTTGTTCAAGAAGTACCCGATTCTTCGTCTGATAACAACCCCACCACTACGTTGGGATTGGGAAAGTACGTTGAGACAGTAATAGAAAGATGGGTTGTTCAGTATGAGTATAGCAGGACCTTGTTTCCTCATGTTGTTGAATCTTCGTCCtcttacaagaaaacatataagAAGTCAATCATACTATTGCGTTCCCTTTATGCAATGATGAGGCTCCTTCCAGCATATCGGCCCTTTCGGAAGCTATGTTCATCAACTCAAGCTTCTGATTTTGATATTAACTACAAGGTTTCTTCATTTAGTGCTCCATTTTCGAGGGAAGAGGAGGAAGTGATGAAACCATATAATTTTGCCTATGTAGATGCCCCACAAGGTCGCCTTTCCATATCCGTGACTTATCGTGAGAATCTTTCTTGTTTCAACCTCAACACTTCTATCGCATATCCACCACAAATTATTACGGACTATGTTGGCAGCCCTGCCACTGACCCTTTTAGGGCTTTCCCCTCTTCCGAGAAGGGTTTCAGTGCAACATCCTTTTCACTGAGAGGGGTACAATCGCCTTcttctacaccatttcaacGTCCACACAGTTGGACAAGTGGCCTCCACAGGATGTCTCCTTCAACGCAAGCCCTCGGCGGATCTCCACCCGTGCACCGGACGTCCACCATTCCCTATGAATCTTCATCTCCGCCCACTGATATATACAGTCATAGGATTCAAAACTACAAGTCAGTGACTCATCATAAGTCAACCAGTTTTGACGAGCACCAGCTTTCACCTCCATTCTCACCATCTCCTTCTCCGTCTCCCCCAACATACCTTTCTGGTGGTAATCCTGTGAAAGTCCGTCGGCATTCAGAGACCGCTCCTATGATTATCCCACACCCGATGATGGGGAGAAGTCCTAGACACCTTTCTCCCAATTTGTCTGATCCAAATAGACATTCACTCCCGCCTTTATCTCCCAGAAGCACAAAGTTTGATGCTTCCTCGCAGGATTCCACATCTGGAATCAGGTTGCCAAGAAGATCAGAGTCATTAAGAGGTGGCGAGTCTCACTCTGGGATGTCAAATCTTTTTTCAGGCCAGAAGGTAGTCTCTGCATTCTGATCCAGCTCATATTTTTTTCCGAACGCTTACTCTTGGTGTTTTTAACTTTGTGCATTCTCCTGAGGACCATTGATATACTTTGCAGGGGTTAAGAGATAGCAAAGATGACTCAGGCCGTTTTTCAGGTTTGCTATCTTCAAGTGACTCACCACGCATTGGATTCTCAAGAAGCTCCAGCAAATTATCTTTCCAAGATGACTTTGATGATTTTGACTTCTCGGGCCCTTTTATT carries:
- the LOC131319917 gene encoding autophagy-related protein 13a-like isoform X1; the encoded protein is MDLQGNVQREYGRFEQIVSHFLSKSLHIILDSRVPSIFPNGHNPLLGTPVKKSDKWFTLILGDGPACLENLSLWHRNLTEPMIIDIVLVQEVPDSSSDHNPTITFGMGMYVETLIERWVVRYEDSRTVFPCVVESSSSYKKTYKKSIILLRSLYSLMRLLPACRPFQKLCSSTRASDFDISYKVSSFTAPFSREELEVMKIYQFTPVDAPEGRLFISLTYRDDLSCFNFDTSIAYPPQIITDYFA
- the LOC131319917 gene encoding autophagy-related protein 13a-like isoform X2, producing MDLQGNVQREYGRFEQIVSHFLSKSLHIILDSRVPSIFPNGHNPLLGTPVKKSDKWFTLILGDGPACLENLSLWHRNLTEPMIIDIVLVQEVPDSSSDHNPTITFGMGMYVETLIERWVVRYEDSRTVFPCVVESSSSYKKTYKKSIILLRSLYSLMRLLPACRPFQKLCSSTRASDFDISYKVSSFTAPFSREELEVMKIYQFTPVDAPEGSLYSIEGCAFRR
- the LOC131319917 gene encoding autophagy-related protein 13a-like isoform X3, with the translated sequence MDLQGNVQREYGRFEQIVSHFLSKSLHIILDSRVPSIFPNGHNPLLGTPVKKSDKWFTLILGDGPACLENLSLWHRNLTEPMIIDIVLVQEVPDSSSDHNPTITFGMGMYVETLIERWVVRYEDSRTVFPCVVESSSSYKKTYKKSIILLRSLYSLMRLLPACRPFQKLCSSTRASDFDISYKVSSFTAPFSREELEVMKIYQFTPVDAPEGYTLGTGKFE
- the LOC131319915 gene encoding autophagy-related protein 13a yields the protein MDLQGNVHSEYGRFEQIVTQFLSKSLHIILDSRVPSVRQNGRNLLSGTPVTKSDKWFSLKLGDRPASLDNLNLWHRNLTEPMIIDILLVQEVPDSSSDNNPTTTLGLGKYVETVIERWVVQYEYSRTLFPHVVESSSSYKKTYKKSIILLRSLYAMMRLLPAYRPFRKLCSSTQASDFDINYKVSSFSAPFSREEEEVMKPYNFAYVDAPQGRLSISVTYRENLSCFNLNTSIAYPPQIITDYVGSPATDPFRAFPSSEKGFSATSFSLRGVQSPSSTPFQRPHSWTSGLHRMSPSTQALGGSPPVHRTSTIPYESSSPPTDIYSHRIQNYKSVTHHKSTSFDEHQLSPPFSPSPSPSPPTYLSGGNPVKVRRHSETAPMIIPHPMMGRSPRHLSPNLSDPNRHSLPPLSPRSTKFDASSQDSTSGIRLPRRSESLRGGESHSGMSNLFSGQKGLRDSKDDSGRFSGLLSSSDSPRIGFSRSSSKLSFQDDFDDFDFSGPFIVDDVDTSDSPVSQNLDGKRSSEFTKSQDAAVGALVQMLRTAPPLRQDSSCYSSHSSKTELEGEVGAISSGFFLPRKTSDALEELRSFKEMKDLLLSKSGTQLVRKEA